A genomic region of Chitinimonas arctica contains the following coding sequences:
- a CDS encoding RNA pyrophosphohydrolase: protein MLDRDGYRPNVGIIICNDKNQVFWGKRVREHSWQFPQGGIKSGETPEQAMFRELMEETGLRPEHVRILGRTRDWLRYDVPTHWVRREWRGTYKGQKQIWFLLRLVGRECDVSLRASHHPEFDAWRWNEYWAPLEAVIEFKRGVYEHALSELARFLTPSPRQKSQVRQQASQE from the coding sequence ATGCTCGATAGAGACGGCTATCGCCCCAACGTTGGCATCATCATCTGCAACGACAAGAATCAGGTATTTTGGGGCAAACGCGTACGCGAACATTCCTGGCAATTTCCCCAGGGCGGCATCAAGTCGGGCGAAACCCCCGAGCAGGCCATGTTCCGAGAGTTGATGGAAGAAACGGGCCTGCGGCCCGAGCACGTACGCATCCTGGGGCGCACGCGGGACTGGCTGCGCTATGACGTGCCCACCCACTGGGTAAGGCGCGAATGGCGAGGCACCTATAAGGGCCAGAAACAGATCTGGTTCCTGCTGCGCCTGGTCGGCCGCGAGTGCGATGTGTCCCTGCGCGCCTCGCACCACCCGGAGTTCGATGCCTGGCGCTGGAACGAGTATTGGGCGCCGCTGGAGGCGGTCATCGAATTCAAGCGGGGCGTGTATGAACACGCCCTGTCCGAGCTTGCCCGTTTTTTGACGCCCAGCCCCCGTCAAAAGTCCCAGGTCCGCCAGCAAGCATCGCAAGAATAG
- the galE gene encoding UDP-glucose 4-epimerase GalE gives MRQKILVTGGAGYIGSHTCVELLAADYDIVVVDNFSNSKPAVLDRVAQIAGRAIVWHEGDLRNRSLLRQLFDRHHFAGVLHCAGVKAIAEAQRLPLKYYQHNLEASLTLLDVMAERGVQRLVFSSSATVYGEAARVPYREEAPLAPNTVYGRSKMMVEDVLHDLVQADPAWHIAILRYFNPVGAHPSGLIGEDPSGPINNLMPHICQVAIGKQAELSIFGHDYPTPDGTGVRDYLHVMDMAAGHVKALQYLSGESGLLTLNLGMGRGHSVLEVLRAFEQVCGIRIPSRYVPRRAGDLACYYADACRAADVLGWRAKRSLFEMCADAWRWQVQNPNGYE, from the coding sequence ATGCGACAAAAAATACTCGTCACCGGAGGAGCCGGTTATATAGGCAGCCACACTTGCGTGGAATTGCTGGCGGCGGATTACGACATAGTCGTGGTCGATAATTTCTCGAATAGCAAACCAGCCGTCCTGGACCGGGTTGCGCAAATTGCCGGTCGCGCCATCGTTTGGCACGAGGGTGATTTGCGCAATCGCAGTTTGCTGCGGCAGTTATTCGATCGCCACCATTTTGCCGGCGTGTTGCATTGCGCCGGCGTCAAGGCAATTGCCGAAGCGCAGCGTTTACCGCTCAAATACTATCAGCACAATCTGGAAGCCAGCCTGACCTTGCTGGACGTCATGGCCGAACGGGGGGTGCAGCGCCTGGTATTCAGTTCATCCGCGACGGTATATGGCGAGGCGGCGCGCGTTCCGTACCGCGAAGAGGCGCCGCTGGCGCCCAATACCGTCTATGGCCGCAGCAAGATGATGGTCGAGGATGTCCTGCACGACCTGGTGCAAGCGGACCCGGCCTGGCATATCGCCATCCTGCGCTATTTCAATCCGGTCGGCGCGCATCCGTCCGGCCTGATAGGCGAAGACCCTAGCGGTCCGATCAATAATCTGATGCCGCATATCTGCCAGGTTGCCATCGGCAAGCAGGCCGAGCTCTCTATTTTCGGCCACGACTATCCCACGCCGGATGGTACCGGTGTCAGGGATTACCTGCATGTAATGGATATGGCCGCGGGCCATGTAAAGGCGCTGCAATACCTCTCCGGCGAAAGCGGCTTGCTTACCCTCAATCTGGGCATGGGCCGCGGGCATAGCGTGCTGGAAGTCTTGCGGGCGTTCGAACAGGTTTGCGGAATTCGCATCCCCTCCCGCTATGTACCACGCAGAGCCGGCGACCTGGCCTGCTATTACGCCGATGCCTGCCGCGCCGCCGATGTGCTTGGCTGGCGAGCCAAACGCAGCCTGTTTGAAATGTGTGCCGATGCTTGGCGTTGGCAGGTACAAAATCCAAATGGATATGAATAA
- a CDS encoding glycosyltransferase family 2 protein has translation MIRVGLLVPTLNAGPAWPAWLAALAGQTRQPDRVLVIDSSSSDQTFALAQQAGLEVRRIERTQFDHGATRQWGVEILADCELIVCLTQDALLDTPEALRVLLTAFDDPAVGAAFGRQLPHLDANPIAAHARHFNYPPRSRVLSLEDRARFGLKTAFCSNSFAAWRRSALMACGGFPAHTLLAEDMLACARMLLSNWRVAYVAEANARHSHNYGFAAEFRRYFDTGALHAFEPWLLREFGRVEGEGMNYVRSEWAALQSAGMAWRLKAVLANTAKFTGYKAGKYGRHLPRSLCRRLSLHPAWWR, from the coding sequence ATGATACGGGTCGGTTTACTTGTTCCCACGCTGAATGCCGGACCCGCTTGGCCAGCCTGGCTGGCGGCGCTGGCCGGCCAAACCCGTCAACCCGACCGGGTGTTGGTCATCGATTCCAGCTCCAGCGACCAAACTTTCGCGCTGGCCCAGCAAGCGGGCCTGGAAGTACGGCGGATAGAGCGGACACAGTTCGATCATGGCGCAACACGGCAATGGGGCGTCGAGATACTGGCGGACTGCGAGCTGATCGTCTGCCTGACCCAGGATGCCTTGCTGGATACACCGGAGGCGCTGCGCGTATTGCTGACGGCCTTCGACGACCCGGCGGTCGGCGCGGCATTCGGGCGGCAACTGCCGCACCTGGACGCCAACCCTATCGCGGCACATGCTCGCCACTTCAATTACCCCCCCCGCTCCCGCGTGCTTTCGCTGGAGGATCGCGCGCGTTTCGGTCTTAAGACGGCATTCTGCTCCAACTCTTTCGCGGCATGGCGTCGCAGTGCACTGATGGCATGCGGTGGTTTTCCCGCCCATACGCTGCTGGCGGAAGATATGCTGGCCTGTGCACGGATGCTGTTGTCGAACTGGCGGGTTGCCTATGTCGCGGAGGCCAACGCCCGCCACTCGCACAACTACGGCTTCGCTGCGGAGTTCCGGCGCTACTTCGACACGGGCGCCCTGCACGCCTTCGAGCCTTGGCTATTACGGGAATTCGGCCGGGTCGAAGGCGAGGGTATGAATTACGTCCGCTCGGAATGGGCGGCGCTGCAAAGCGCCGGGATGGCTTGGCGTCTCAAGGCCGTGCTGGCAAACACCGCCAAGTTCACAGGCTACAAGGCCGGCAAATATGGACGCCACCTCCCCAGGTCGCTATGCCGGCGGCTCAGCCTGCATCCCGCCTGGTGGCGATGA
- a CDS encoding sugar transferase has product MRSAAASSGPKRLIDIVVASVMLLALAPLMLLLIVLLRAQGGPALFAHVRVGQQGRAFRCFKFRSMHPDAERRLADLLARDADAKREWERDFKLKRDPRVTVLGEFLRKSSLDELPQLWNVLRGEMSLVGPRPIVAEELARYGAFDADYIAVRPGITGLWQVSGRNDTTYDERVRLDSHYVRNWSLALDCRILFRTLHVVIARQGAY; this is encoded by the coding sequence ATGCGCAGTGCAGCCGCGAGCTCTGGTCCTAAGCGCCTGATCGACATCGTGGTCGCCTCGGTGATGCTGCTGGCGCTGGCGCCGCTGATGTTGCTGCTCATCGTGTTGCTGCGTGCCCAGGGTGGGCCGGCGCTGTTTGCCCACGTCAGGGTTGGGCAGCAAGGCCGCGCCTTCCGCTGCTTCAAGTTCCGCAGCATGCATCCCGATGCCGAACGGCGATTGGCTGATCTCCTGGCGCGCGATGCCGATGCCAAACGCGAGTGGGAGCGTGATTTCAAGCTCAAGCGCGATCCGCGCGTGACCGTCTTGGGCGAATTCCTGCGTAAATCCAGCCTGGATGAGCTGCCGCAATTGTGGAATGTCTTGCGTGGCGAAATGAGCTTGGTGGGACCGAGGCCCATTGTGGCGGAAGAGTTGGCGCGCTATGGTGCCTTCGATGCCGACTATATCGCCGTCAGGCCCGGTATCACCGGGCTATGGCAGGTGAGCGGACGTAACGATACCACTTACGATGAACGCGTCCGGCTCGACAGCCATTATGTCCGGAACTGGAGTCTGGCCTTGGACTGCCGCATCCTGTTCCGTACCCTGCATGTCGTCATCGCCCGCCAGGGTGCTTATTGA
- the aroB gene encoding 3-dehydroquinate synthase: MQTVHVDLAHAPYDILIGAGLLADPQAILQHLTQANAVIVTNTTVAALYLAPLQASLVAAGVSVLPVILPDGEQYKNWTTLNSILDALLEHRCERKTTLIALGGGVIGDMTGFAAAIYQRGVPFIQIPTTLLAQVDSSVGGKTAINHPLGKNMIGAFYQPRLVLADLATLHTLPAREFAAGLAEVIKYGLIDDAVFFAWLEQNIAALLRRDVEALAYAVERSCSIKARIVASDEREQGVRAFLNLGHTFGHAIEAGLGYGQWLHGEAVAAGMLLAARASKLLGNLGEQDVQRTEALLQAAGLPVVAPALGFDRWMALMAQDKKVERGHIRFVLLRHIGEAYIATLPEQHLREILL, encoded by the coding sequence ATGCAAACCGTCCACGTTGACCTGGCCCACGCACCCTACGATATTTTGATCGGTGCGGGCTTGCTTGCCGACCCGCAAGCCATTCTTCAGCATCTCACCCAAGCCAATGCGGTCATCGTGACCAATACCACGGTTGCCGCGCTTTACCTCGCGCCATTGCAGGCCAGCCTGGTTGCGGCCGGGGTGTCGGTGTTGCCGGTGATCCTGCCCGATGGCGAGCAATACAAGAACTGGACGACGCTCAACAGCATCCTGGATGCCTTGCTTGAGCACCGCTGCGAGCGCAAGACCACGCTGATCGCCTTGGGCGGCGGTGTGATCGGCGATATGACCGGCTTTGCCGCGGCCATCTATCAGCGCGGTGTGCCATTTATCCAGATACCCACGACGCTGCTGGCCCAGGTCGATTCCTCCGTGGGCGGCAAGACCGCGATCAACCACCCTCTCGGCAAGAATATGATCGGGGCGTTCTATCAGCCCCGGCTGGTATTGGCCGACCTGGCAACCTTGCACACCTTGCCGGCACGCGAATTCGCCGCGGGTCTGGCGGAAGTCATCAAGTACGGCTTGATCGACGATGCGGTCTTCTTTGCTTGGCTGGAACAGAATATCGCTGCTTTGTTACGGCGCGATGTCGAGGCCTTGGCCTATGCCGTGGAGCGTTCCTGCAGCATCAAGGCGAGGATAGTCGCGTCCGACGAGCGCGAGCAGGGTGTGCGTGCCTTCTTGAACCTGGGCCATACCTTTGGCCACGCCATCGAAGCCGGCTTGGGCTACGGCCAATGGCTGCATGGCGAAGCGGTGGCGGCGGGCATGCTGCTGGCGGCCCGGGCTTCCAAACTGCTGGGGAACCTTGGCGAGCAGGACGTTCAGCGCACCGAGGCCTTGCTGCAGGCAGCCGGCCTGCCCGTGGTGGCGCCCGCCTTGGGCTTTGATCGTTGGATGGCGTTGATGGCGCAGGACAAGAAGGTCGAACGGGGCCATATCCGCTTCGTGCTGCTGCGGCACATCGGCGAGGCCTATATCGCCACGCTGCCCGAACAGCATTTGCGCGAGATACTGTTGTGA
- a CDS encoding shikimate kinase, whose protein sequence is MPGMNLPGNFFLIGLMGAGKTTIGRALARLTNKSFYDADHEIEARTGVRVPVIFEIEGELGFRAREVETIRALTDLQGIVLATGGGAVLDPENRARLCQNGCVIYLRASVEELYQRTRQDKNRPLLQTADPRAKLEALYIERDPIYRDMADMVVDTSRQGVNQLAQQILNDLSQHHANRPR, encoded by the coding sequence ATGCCCGGCATGAATTTGCCGGGCAATTTTTTTCTTATCGGATTGATGGGCGCAGGCAAGACGACCATAGGTCGTGCCTTGGCTCGCTTGACCAATAAATCCTTCTATGACGCCGACCACGAGATCGAGGCGCGTACCGGCGTTCGCGTGCCGGTTATCTTCGAAATCGAAGGCGAGCTGGGTTTCCGGGCACGGGAGGTCGAGACCATCCGTGCCCTGACCGATCTGCAAGGTATTGTGCTGGCCACCGGCGGTGGCGCGGTGCTGGACCCGGAGAATCGGGCCCGGCTGTGCCAGAACGGCTGCGTGATCTACCTGCGGGCCTCGGTCGAGGAACTGTACCAGCGGACCCGGCAGGACAAGAATCGTCCGCTGCTACAGACCGCCGACCCCAGGGCCAAGCTGGAAGCGCTCTATATCGAACGCGATCCCATCTACCGGGATATGGCCGATATGGTGGTCGATACCAGCAGGCAGGGTGTGAATCAGCTGGCGCAGCAGATACTCAACGACCTATCCCAACACCATGCAAACCGTCCACGTTGA
- the pilQ gene encoding type IV pilus secretin family protein — MIERNMLKWLKSASLALIASFALADEPNAIKSIEVRADTANQQEVTISLQKAPQVPASFAVNTPPRIAFDFVNTTNESGKSTIPVSGGNLKSVSLAEAAGRTRVVLSLVQGASYETRVEGNQLKIVLSGGSGGAAKPVNNSTTQFSTAQNQRKESIRDVDFRRGTRGEGRVVVDLSSPTVGIDIRQQGKSLVLEFAKTSLPRQFERRMDVADFGTPVQSIDTYTQGDSIKMVIDPRGAWEYSAYQTENRFIVEVKNIDEQAKRLAQLDKPTYKGDKLSLNFQNVEVRTVLQVIAEFTGKNIITSDTVNGNLTLRLKDVPWDQALDLILQSKGLDKRENGNVMWVAPREEIALRETQLAEGKKKLAEVEPTRSESFQLNYQKAEDVRTMLMNDKQPFLSKQGTAIVEPRTNTLIVSDIPSKLDEVRALLQKTDIASRQVMIEARIVVADDTFSRDLGIKLGVATDKTMSKGSNTRVGFGGNTATSNAVLKGGVGNMITGGTSGSAPANNINLPADGSGAAAGFGITLLNAATGTLVNLELQALETEGRGRTVSSPRVITADQQKATISQGRKYYIIVPGGSGASAAPQEKEASLKLEVTPRITPDRRVFMELRVSNDVLTQAGQFPVVETKVVETNVLVGSGDTAVLGGVYELTEGDDSGKVPVLGDIPYLGNLFKSRSKSTTKKELLIFITPRILDDSLTLR; from the coding sequence ATGATCGAGCGTAACATGCTGAAATGGCTTAAATCTGCAAGCCTCGCGCTTATCGCGAGTTTCGCATTGGCCGATGAACCCAATGCGATTAAATCAATTGAAGTGCGCGCGGATACTGCGAACCAGCAGGAAGTGACCATTTCATTGCAAAAAGCACCGCAAGTACCGGCCAGCTTTGCGGTGAATACGCCACCTCGTATCGCCTTCGATTTTGTCAATACGACCAACGAAAGCGGTAAGTCCACTATCCCGGTCAGCGGCGGCAACCTGAAGTCGGTCAGCCTGGCCGAAGCGGCCGGCCGGACGCGCGTGGTGCTTAGCCTGGTGCAAGGCGCCAGCTATGAAACACGGGTGGAAGGCAATCAGCTGAAGATCGTGCTGAGCGGCGGCAGCGGCGGCGCGGCCAAGCCGGTGAACAACAGCACCACCCAGTTCTCCACGGCGCAGAATCAACGCAAGGAATCCATCCGCGACGTTGACTTCCGGCGTGGTACCCGCGGCGAAGGCCGTGTGGTGGTGGATCTGTCCAGCCCAACCGTCGGTATCGATATCCGTCAGCAAGGCAAGAGCTTGGTGCTTGAATTCGCCAAGACTTCCCTGCCGCGTCAGTTCGAGCGCCGTATGGACGTGGCCGACTTCGGTACCCCGGTTCAGTCGATCGATACCTACACCCAGGGCGACTCCATCAAGATGGTGATCGATCCGCGCGGTGCGTGGGAATACTCGGCCTATCAAACCGAAAACCGCTTTATCGTCGAAGTGAAGAATATCGACGAACAGGCCAAGCGCCTGGCCCAGCTGGATAAGCCGACCTACAAGGGCGACAAGCTGTCGCTGAACTTCCAGAACGTGGAAGTGCGGACCGTGTTGCAGGTGATTGCCGAATTCACCGGCAAGAACATCATCACCAGCGATACCGTCAACGGCAACCTGACCCTGCGGCTCAAGGACGTGCCTTGGGACCAGGCACTGGACCTGATCCTGCAAAGCAAGGGCCTGGACAAGCGTGAGAACGGCAATGTCATGTGGGTAGCCCCGCGTGAAGAAATCGCCTTGCGTGAAACCCAGCTGGCCGAAGGCAAGAAGAAGCTGGCCGAAGTGGAGCCTACCCGTTCCGAATCCTTCCAGCTGAACTACCAAAAGGCTGAAGACGTTCGCACCATGCTGATGAACGATAAGCAGCCGTTCCTCAGCAAGCAGGGCACCGCGATCGTCGAACCCCGTACCAACACGCTGATCGTGAGCGATATTCCGTCCAAGCTGGATGAAGTGCGCGCACTGCTGCAAAAGACCGATATCGCCTCGCGCCAAGTGATGATCGAAGCCCGTATCGTGGTGGCCGATGATACTTTCAGCCGCGACCTGGGCATCAAGCTGGGCGTGGCGACCGACAAGACCATGTCCAAGGGTAGCAATACCCGGGTCGGCTTTGGCGGCAATACCGCAACTTCCAATGCGGTCTTGAAGGGCGGTGTGGGTAATATGATAACCGGCGGCACGTCAGGTTCGGCCCCGGCCAACAATATCAACCTGCCCGCCGATGGTAGCGGTGCGGCTGCCGGCTTCGGTATCACCTTGCTGAACGCGGCGACCGGCACACTGGTCAACCTGGAACTGCAAGCTTTGGAAACCGAAGGCCGTGGCCGGACCGTCTCCAGCCCACGTGTGATTACCGCCGACCAACAGAAGGCCACCATCTCGCAGGGTCGGAAGTATTACATCATCGTTCCGGGCGGTTCCGGCGCCAGTGCCGCGCCTCAGGAAAAAGAAGCATCACTGAAGCTGGAAGTTACCCCGCGCATCACGCCTGACCGCCGAGTATTCATGGAGCTGAGGGTCAGCAACGACGTATTGACCCAAGCCGGCCAGTTCCCTGTGGTGGAAACCAAGGTGGTGGAAACCAACGTCCTGGTGGGTAGCGGCGATACCGCGGTACTGGGCGGTGTGTATGAACTGACCGAAGGCGACGATTCGGGCAAGGTGCCTGTGCTGGGCGATATTCCCTACCTGGGCAACCTGTTCAAGTCGCGTAGCAAGTCGACCACCAAGAAAGAGCTGCTGATCTTTATCACGCCGCGCATCCTGGATGATTCACTGACACTGCGCTGA
- a CDS encoding pilus assembly protein PilP, with amino-acid sequence MNRSLATCLATSLFLFGCAGEEFGDLKAWMDETTGTLKSKIEPLPEVKPYQPFIYSAFDLVDPFNRSKMEVAKKAGGALAPNLSRPKETLEAYDLEKLRMVGTLQKGKEINALIRTPDGNLYRVKMGSYMGQNFGMVTAISDTDITLKEIVEDSGGDWVERTSVLALEDTEQKK; translated from the coding sequence ATGAATAGATCTCTAGCCACCTGCCTTGCCACCAGTCTTTTTCTTTTTGGATGTGCCGGTGAAGAATTCGGTGATTTGAAGGCCTGGATGGATGAAACCACCGGAACCTTGAAAAGCAAGATTGAACCGCTACCTGAAGTCAAGCCGTACCAGCCGTTTATTTATAGTGCCTTTGATCTGGTCGATCCTTTCAATCGTAGCAAGATGGAAGTAGCCAAAAAGGCAGGGGGGGCGCTCGCGCCTAATCTGAGCCGGCCGAAGGAAACACTCGAAGCGTACGATCTGGAAAAGCTCCGGATGGTAGGTACCTTGCAAAAAGGCAAGGAAATCAATGCCTTGATACGTACCCCGGACGGTAATTTGTACCGCGTGAAAATGGGCAGTTACATGGGCCAAAACTTTGGCATGGTTACCGCTATCAGCGATACTGATATCACCTTGAAGGAAATCGTAGAGGACAGTGGCGGCGACTGGGTGGAACGAACGAGCGTGCTGGCGCTTGAGGATACGGAGCAGAAAAAATGA
- a CDS encoding type 4a pilus biogenesis protein PilO, translated as MSMTLDDLKRLDPKDIANWPAPVQLTSLALLIITVILIGYFSLLSGERDILEQGRVKEGELKEAFKDKKTKAINLDAYRQQLAEIQESFGALLKQLPSKAEMETLITEINQSGVGRGLQFELFKPTPSEKKTAEFAERPIDLKINGSYHDLAAFASDIAQLSRIVTLSDMQITAALPGAKEGAGMLGMQAVARTYRALDAEEAVEIRKAEADAKKKIK; from the coding sequence ATGAGTATGACCCTGGATGATCTGAAACGTTTGGACCCCAAGGATATCGCCAATTGGCCGGCTCCCGTGCAACTGACCAGCTTGGCCCTGCTGATCATCACCGTGATACTGATCGGGTATTTTTCGCTGCTTTCGGGCGAGCGGGACATATTGGAACAGGGGCGCGTCAAGGAAGGCGAGCTGAAGGAAGCGTTCAAGGATAAAAAGACCAAGGCCATCAATCTGGATGCCTATCGGCAGCAGTTGGCGGAAATCCAGGAGTCTTTCGGTGCATTGCTCAAGCAATTGCCAAGCAAGGCGGAAATGGAAACCTTGATCACCGAGATCAACCAATCGGGCGTGGGGCGTGGTTTGCAATTCGAGTTATTCAAACCTACACCCAGTGAAAAGAAGACGGCTGAGTTTGCCGAGCGCCCCATCGATCTTAAAATCAACGGCTCCTATCACGACCTGGCTGCATTCGCCAGCGATATCGCGCAGTTGTCGCGCATCGTAACGCTCAGCGATATGCAGATCACGGCGGCCTTGCCTGGTGCCAAGGAAGGCGCCGGAATGCTCGGCATGCAGGCTGTCGCGCGTACCTATCGGGCGTTGGACGCGGAAGAAGCAGTGGAAATCCGCAAGGCCGAAGCGGACGCGAAGAAGAAGATTAAATAA
- a CDS encoding PilN domain-containing protein, whose protein sequence is MIRINLLPHRENKRKARVRRFAALAAISAVIGLATVGVAYAAISAQIAMQDERNAFLEQENAKLDKQIAEIETLKKERQLLLDRKKVVERLQSNRSEAVQVLDQLVRQMPEGIYLREIKQTDELVVLIGYAQSSARVSTLMRSLNDSSVFEQPNLIEIKAVTVNGLRLNEFNLTVKITREVAEVDPKGKKAASKEGAK, encoded by the coding sequence ATGATCCGCATAAATCTACTGCCGCATCGCGAAAATAAACGCAAGGCGCGGGTTCGACGCTTCGCGGCGCTGGCGGCAATATCCGCAGTGATAGGCCTGGCTACCGTGGGTGTGGCCTATGCAGCCATCAGTGCGCAGATCGCCATGCAAGACGAGCGCAACGCTTTCCTGGAGCAGGAAAACGCCAAGCTGGACAAGCAGATCGCCGAGATCGAGACGCTGAAGAAGGAGCGTCAGCTTCTGCTCGACCGTAAGAAGGTGGTCGAGCGCCTGCAGTCGAACCGGTCCGAAGCGGTACAGGTACTGGATCAATTGGTAAGGCAGATGCCGGAAGGTATCTACCTGCGCGAAATCAAGCAGACGGATGAGCTGGTGGTCTTGATCGGCTACGCCCAATCGAGCGCGCGTGTTTCTACCCTGATGCGTAGCCTGAATGACTCGTCGGTCTTCGAGCAACCCAATCTGATTGAAATCAAGGCGGTGACGGTGAATGGCCTGCGTCTGAACGAATTCAATCTCACGGTGAAGATCACTCGCGAGGTGGCTGAGGTCGATCCAAAGGGGAAGAAGGCAGCCAGCAAGGAGGGAGCTAAATGA
- a CDS encoding pilus assembly protein PilM, whose product MNLDFLKPKAPPLIGVDISTSAIKMVELSEAGKHLTIERYVIVPLPKDSVSDGNIVNLELVGDAVKSAWRMLGTRVKSVALALPAAAVITKKITVPAGQTENELEMQVETEANQYIPFALDEVNLDFQVLGPSLATPDEVEVLIAASRKEKVEDRVAALEAAGLKTLVMDVESFATQAAYELIERQLPKTSADQVVAIVDIGAAMMHINVLRNGQQIYSREQAFGGNQLTQDIQRKFSLSAEEAEAAKRNGGLPDNYEPEVLQPFMDSLAMEISRALQFFFTSTQYNAVDHILLAGGCSVIAGLDDVVASRTQVSTMIANPFLNMTQSSRIKTRQLLLDAPSLLIACGLALRRFDP is encoded by the coding sequence TTGAATCTAGATTTCCTAAAGCCTAAAGCACCACCATTGATTGGCGTGGATATCAGTACTTCCGCGATCAAGATGGTTGAGCTGTCTGAGGCGGGCAAGCATCTGACGATTGAGCGTTATGTTATCGTGCCTTTACCCAAGGATTCGGTTTCCGACGGCAATATTGTCAATCTAGAACTGGTCGGCGACGCCGTAAAGAGCGCTTGGCGCATGCTGGGAACGCGAGTAAAGAGCGTTGCACTGGCATTGCCGGCGGCGGCAGTAATAACAAAGAAAATTACTGTACCTGCGGGGCAAACCGAGAACGAACTTGAAATGCAGGTCGAGACGGAGGCGAATCAGTACATTCCGTTCGCCCTCGACGAAGTCAATCTCGATTTTCAGGTACTTGGTCCCTCGCTTGCCACACCCGACGAAGTCGAGGTGCTGATCGCCGCATCTCGCAAGGAAAAGGTGGAAGACCGGGTTGCCGCGCTGGAAGCAGCCGGACTCAAGACCTTGGTGATGGACGTCGAGTCCTTCGCCACGCAGGCCGCCTACGAATTGATCGAACGGCAGCTGCCGAAGACGAGCGCCGACCAGGTGGTGGCCATCGTCGATATCGGCGCGGCGATGATGCACATCAATGTTCTGCGCAATGGTCAACAGATCTACTCCCGCGAACAAGCTTTTGGTGGCAATCAACTGACCCAGGATATCCAGCGAAAGTTCAGTCTGTCCGCGGAAGAAGCCGAAGCTGCCAAGCGCAACGGCGGTCTGCCGGACAACTACGAGCCGGAAGTGTTGCAGCCCTTCATGGATTCGCTGGCGATGGAAATCTCGCGGGCGCTGCAATTCTTCTTCACGTCCACGCAATACAACGCGGTCGACCACATTCTGCTGGCCGGTGGCTGCAGTGTGATTGCCGGCTTGGACGATGTCGTGGCGAGTCGTACGCAGGTGAGTACGATGATCGCGAATCCATTCCTGAATATGACTCAATCGAGTCGGATTAAGACGCGGCAGCTTTTGCTTGACGCACCTTCCTTGTTGATTGCCTGCGGCTTGGCGCTGCGGAGGTTTGATCCATGA